The Flavobacteriales bacterium genome contains the following window.
GGAAGACATGTTCTTCTATCCCGCACCCTCGCGTTCGCCGTACGACCCCGAAGGCCATCACGATGGGGAGCGTGTGAGCCGGACGGAAGTCCTGGAGGCGTTGATGAAGCGGCCGGAGCGACTGGTCATCATCACCTACCCCGACGCCCTCGTCCCCCTGGTGATGGGCAAGGAGGAGATGCAGAAGAACACGTTGACGGTGAAGCGAAGTGAGGAGCTGCCCATCGACATCTTGGAAGAATGGCTGCACGAGACCGGCTTCACGCGCGTCGAGTTCGTGTACGAGCCGGGGCAGTTCAGCATCCGCGGCGGCATCGTGGACGTGTTCAGCTACGGCAGCGACAAGCCCTACCGCATCGAGCTCTACGGCGATACCGTCGAAAGCGTGCGCCGCTTCGACCCGCAGGACCAGCTGACCATCGAGCGCCTGGGCGAAGCGGTGATCGTGCCCGACCTGCAGGATGAGGATGCCGCGCGACAACAGAACTTCTTCGCACAACTGCCGGAAGACGCCGTGATCTGGCTGCGGGACCTGCAAGCGATAGGGGATGCGGCGAAGAAGCAACTGAAGTTGCTCGGCGAGGTGTACGAGCGCGTGGCAGAGAAGGACAAACACCCGACGCCGGACCAGTTGCTGGCGACGGACAGCGAGTTGATCAAGGGGACGCTGGGGTATAGGAAGGTGTTCTGGGCCTCTGGCCACTTGCCACTGGCTGCTGGCCCGACCGCGAATGAGCCAGCAGCTAGTGGCCAGAAGCTAGGGGCGCATTCCATCGACTTTCAACAGCGCCCCCAACCCACCTTCGCCAAGGAATTCAAGGTTCTATCAGGAGATCTCCACAACAAGCAGAACGCGGGCTACACGAACCTGATCGCGTGCAACAGCGCGAAGCAGAGCGAACGCCTCTACACGATCTTCAACGACATGGAGCACGAGGTGGCCTTCACGCCGCTGGTGCTCGACCTCCACGAAGGCTTCATCGACCCCGAGCTGAAGCTGGCGCTCTATACCGACCACCAGATCTTCGAGCGTTACCACCGCTACCGGCTGAAGGAGGGTTTCCGCAAGAACTCGCAGGCCCTCACGCTCAAGGAGCTCACGCAACTGAAGCCCGGCGACCTGGTGGTACACATCGACCACGGCATCGGGGTGTTCAGCGGACTGGAGAAGATCGATGCGGGCGGCTCCATGCAGGAGGCGATCCGGTTGAAATACCGCGACAACGATATCCTCTACGTGGGCATCCATAGCCTGCACCGCGTGAGCAAGTACAGCGGCGAGGAAGGTGGCGCGGCACCGCCCGTGAGCAAGCTCGGTTCACCGGCGTGGAAGAACCTGAAGGAGAAAACGAAGGCGAAGGTGAAGGCGCTGGCCTTCGACCTGATCAAGCTCTACGCGCAGCGCAAGAGCAAGCCGGGCTTCGCTTTCCAGCCGGACAACTACCTGCAGCACGAGCTGGAGGCCAGCTTCATCTACGAGGACACGCCCGACCAGAACAAGGCCACCCAGGACGTGAAGCGCGACATGGAGAAGCCCACCCCGATGGACCGGCTGGTCTGCGGCGATGTGGGCTTCGGCAAGACGGAGGTGGCGATCCGCGCGGCCTTCAAGGCGGCGTGCGACGGCAAGCAGGTGGCCGTGCTCGTGCCCACCACCATCCTCGCGCTGCAGCACTGGAAGAGCTTCAGCAACCGCATGAAGGGCCTGCCCGTGCGCGTGGACTACATCAACCGCTTCCGCAGCAGCGCGCAGCAGACCCAGATCCTCAAGGACCTCAAGGCAGGGAAGATCGACATCCTCATCGGCACGCACCGGCTGGTGAGCAAGGACGTGGTGTGGAAGGACCTCGGCCTGATGATCATCGACGAGGAGCAGAAGTTCGGCGTGAACGTGAAGGACAAGCTGAAGACCCTGCGCGCCACGGTGGACACGCTCACCCTCACCGCCACGCCCATCCCGCGCACACTGCAGTTCAGCCTCATGGGCGCGCGCGACCTCAGCATCATCAGCACGCCGCCGCCCAATCGCTACCCGGTGAGCACCATGTTGCAGCCTTATGATGAAGTAGTGATCCGAGGCGCGATCGAGTACGAACTCTCACGCGGCGGCCAGGTGTACTTCCTGCACGACAAGGTGAAGAACATCGAGTTCATCGCCGACATGATCCGCAAGCTGGTGCCCGGCGCGCGCGTGGGTGTGGGCCACGGTCAGCTCGAAGGCCACAAGCTGGAGGAGGTGATGCTCGACTTCATCGAGGGCAACACCGATGTGCTCGTGTGCACCACCATCGTGGAGAACGGCCTCGACATCCCGAACGCGAACACGATCATCGTGAACGAGGCGCAGAACTTCGGCCTCAGCGACCTGCACCAGCTGCGCGGGCGCGTGGGCCGCAGCAACAAGAAGGCCTACTGCTACCTGCTCGCCCCGAGCCCGCACCTGCTGCCCGACCTCAGCCGCAAGCGCCTGCAGGCCATCGAGCAGTTCAGCGACCTGGGCAGCGGCATCCACATCGCCATGAAGGACCTCGACATCCGCGGTGCGGGCGACCTGCTGGGCGCGGAACAGAGCGGCTTCATCAACGACATCGGCTTCGAGACCTACCACAAGATCCTGGAGGAGGCCGTGCGCGAGCTGAAGGATGAGCACTTCAAGGAGCTCTTCGCCGACGCGCAGGAAGGCAGCCACGCCCTCGCCCGCGGTTCACGCCGCGACCAGAGCGACGACTGCATCATCGAGACCGACCTGCCGATGCTGATCCCGGCCACCTACGTGGGCGAGACCGCCGAGCGCCTCGCCCTCTACCGCCGCCTGGACGATGTGAAGGACGAGGCCGAGCTGCAGCGGTTCACCACCGAGATCACCGACCGCTTCGGCCCCGTGCCACCATTGGTGGTCGAGCTGATGGAGGCCATCCGCCTGCGCTGGCTGGGCCAACGCATGGGCCTGGAGAAGATCGTGCTGAAGAAGCAGACGCTCATCGGCACCTTCATCGCGGACCAAAAGCATCCCTTCTTCGAGGGAGATGGGTTCAATGCGGTGCTGCGTGCGGTGCAAGCTCAGCCGCGAAGGCTCAAGGTGTACGAGAAGGCGGGGACCTTGCGGATCAGCGTGCAGGACGTGAAGAATATCCATGCGGCGATGGAGGCGATGGAGGGGGTGGTGGGGGTGATGGTCTAATTCCGCTCACGCAGCTTCAGAAAACGCATCGCTCCCTTGGCTGGGTAGTAGAAGTCACCGTCCGTGGTCATCCGATGGAGAACCAGTGTATCCGTTGCGAACCTCCAGCTAAAACCGAATGTGCCTGCCGGCCAACGTTCGGTGGTGTCCCTGAAAACCAGCCCGTCCAGTTCATCCCTCCACGGGTGCCGTGTTCCGAAGTAGTCGTGGAAATAGAATTCGTTCCATATCGGATGTCCTGAGATCCTCCCCTGCTCGTCGATCCGGAACCCGTGCTGACCATCATCCAAGGGGTCGTAATGACCTTCGAACAAGAGCCGGGTCAGGTACGCTCGGTAGTTTGACCGGAAGCGATCTTCAGGGGCCGGGTGAATGACATCAATGCCCTTCAGTAGATGTAGTTCATCAAGTCGCAGGCGCCGATAGTGCAATATGCCGCTCTGCCCTGGAACACCCGGGTTCATCCAGATCACGCGCACGGTGTCCGCGACCGGGTCATGGATGAAGGTCTGTGGGCCGTAGTCGTCGATCTCCAGGATCGTGTCCCGCCCTGCACGATTGAACTTTCTCACCCACGGCAGGAGAATGCCATTGCACCGGACGGTGTCACTATCCACGCGCAGAACCAGTGCGGTCCACGCAGGGATCGGCATGCGGTAACGTCCAATACGCCGATGCACTGCAATACTGTCGTGAAACTCCGTCAGCACCCACGTACCGATGGGGTCATATCGGATCGTGTCCTTCTGCGAGACGACATTGCTCGTGTCACGACCCAATGGCTCAACGACCATTGGGTCTTCTGGACCAGGAGAGCAACCAATGGCATAGAAGCCAAGGAGCAGGCAGACCTTCTGTAAAACTTGCTCGTTCACGAACAGACAATTCCGTGGTCCGCACAAAGTAACCGGTCAATGGCGCTCCCCTTCAAGGCCCAAGAGCAGACAGAGACCTTGCGGATCAGCGTGCAGGACGTGAAGAACCACGCCATCGCTTCGCAAAGCCTCGCGAGCGCGGGGCAGGCTGTGCACGCGGCGTAGGAGGCGATGGAGAGCGTGGTGGGAAGCGGGGTAGTGGCTTAGTGCCCACCCTCGGCTTGCCCCGCCCCCTCCAACTCCTCGATCGTCCTCCGCGCCGCCTCCAACCGCACCCGATTGTTCTTCGATACGAGCATGTTGGTGATCAGCTTCTCCATGCGATGGTGCAGCGGGATCAGCAGCCCGGCAATGGCGGCCATGCAGAGCAGCACGAGCAACGGCGAATGATGGGTGATCTCGCCCAACACCGGGTGAACCAGAAGGTTGATGAACTCGAAGAAGAGCAGCAGCGCGATGAGCGAGAGGTTCTTGATGGCCTTGGCGCCCACCACCGCCGTGCGGCTGAACACGAGAAGAAAGATGCCGAGCGTGATGACGATGAGGGCGATGATGCCGAACTGGATGTTTCGGGAGCGGGCGGCGACTTCCTCCGCGCGCAGCTTCGCATCCTCGCGGTCCTTCAGCTCCTGGGTGAACAGCTGGTTCTGAAGCTGGCTCTTATTCTGGAGCACGATCAGCGAATCGCGCCAGGCATGCGCAAGCTTCGAATACACCAGCGCGCTATCGGTGATGCCGTGCGCGGCAAAGGCATCGGATAGGGCCGTGGTCGACTTCACCAGGAGGTGCGGAAGTCGCGTATACCCGGTGGCTTCGTAGCCCTTACGCGACCATGCGAGCGCTTCCGCCATGCGCCCTTGACCGATCAGCAGCTTGGCATAACCGGCGGCAGCATTGATGAGCGGCTCCGGCACACCGGCAGAATCAGCAACGGCCAAGGCCCGTTTGAAGTAAGGTTCGGCCAAGTCGTTCTCCCCCCTGGCAGCGTGCACCTGGGCCAGAGTGAGTTGGAAGTTGGCATAGCCATATGGATCATTCCCAGGCACCTTCAGCACATCGGCCTTGCGGGCATAGTAGAGCGCGGAATCAAGGTCGCCAAGTTCCATGTGGCACCTGGCCAGGATGGACATCGAGCGGCCGTAGATCCCCTTGCTCAAGCCATAGGCCCGTGCCTTCCGCATATAGCGCAAGGTGCCCTCGGTATCCCCGGCCCGCTGGTACACGATCGCGGTCTCCTTGCAAACGGCCCCCATCCCCATGCTATCCCCGGCCTGCTGGAAGCGTGCGAGGGAGATGTTGAAGTGCTTCAGCGCGCCGTTCACATCGTTGAGCTGCATGAACGCCCCGCCAATGCCGAAGTGGGCACGGCCGATCAGCGTATCGTTCCCGGTCCGCTCGGCCGCTTCCAGTCCACGGATAGCAGCCTTCATGCAGTCCTCCGAGCGACCGAGGAAGAGGTACTGGCTGACGAGCCTGGCAATGGCGGTGCATTTCACCCTTGGATCGGTCGCCGTCCGCTCAAGTGCTTCGAGGGAGTCTACCGGGAGGCCACGAAATCTGGAAGCAAGCGTGTCGAGGGGCTGGGCGTGCAGGTTTCCGATGGAACCAATGCCGATAAGAAGAACGAGTGGTCTGAAAACCATGGAGGCAATCCGTTGTTGACTTGTCCTTGCGTTCATCGTGTTCAGCTGGCGTTGGCTTCTCCGCGACTTCCCTCCAGCTCCTCGATCGTCCTCCGCGCCGCATCCAACCTGACCCGGTTGTTCTTGCTTACGAGCATGTTGGTGATCAGCTTCTCCATGCGGTGGTGCAGCGGGATCAACAGCCCGGCGATCGCGGCCATGCACAGTAGCATCAGCAGCGGTGAGTGATGCGTGAGTTCACCTAGGAACGGATGCAGCAGTAAGTTGATGAACTCGAAGAAGAGCAGCAGCGCGATGAGCGAGAGGTTCTTGATGGCCTTGGCACCCACGACCGCGGTGCGACTAAAGACGAGGAGAAAGATCCCCAGCGTGATGACGATGAGGGCGATGATGCCGAACTGGATGTTGCGGGAGCGAGCTGCTTGTTCCTCTTCCTTCGCCTTCGCCTCCTCCTGCTCCTTCAGTTCCTGCGCGAAGGCCATGTTCTGGAGCTTGTTCAGGTTGGTGGCGTTGATCAGGCTGTCGGCGTACAGCACCCGCAGCTCGAAGTAGTGGTAGGCGCTGTCGGCTTGGCCACCGGCCTTAAAGGATCGGCGTAGGAGATCGGATGCACCGACCAAGCCTTCGAGGTTGCCACCGTTCTTGCTCACGAGCAAGGCCCGCCGACCGTCAGCGATAGCAGCAGGGATGTCACCCACTTCCAGTTCCATCTGCCCCCGACCGATAAGTGTTCCATAGAGCGGTATCATCACATGGAAGGAATCCGCCACCTCGATCGCCCGAGCGAAATGGACATCGGCCAGCTGGCGCTCGTTCTTCGCCGCGTACGCCGCACCCAGCATGTAGTACGAGCGGGCGTAGGCGTAGGGATCACTTCCCGGATCGGTGATGATATTGGACCGCTGCGCCCAATACAGTGCGGAATCCGGCTGGCCCATCAGGCGATACGTGTCGCTCAAATGCTGGCAGGTCCGACTGATCTGGTAATCCGACCTCACATTGGCGATAGCGAGCTTCAGTAACTCCAGTGCTTTGGGCAGATCGCCCAAGGACTTGTACACCGTGGCGATCTGCTTGTAGGCAGTGCCTATGTGGTTCTGGTTGCCTGAACGCTGCGCGTAGTCCAGCCCTTGGTAGAAGTACTTCAACTGCAATGCAGCATCCGCAGAGCCGTTGAGCGCATCGCCCAAATGCTGGGAGGAAGTCGCGAGCAGCGTATCGATCCCCAGCTGCTCGGCCAGCGCGAATTCCTCCTTGGCGTTGGCCCTGATCTCGTTCTTCAAGCCGAGGTTGAAGCAGGCCGCACCGTGGTTGGCGGTGATGAAGTAGCGCTCGATCAGCGGGCGCGACAGGTCGTGGCGCGTGCCGAGCGAATCGTATCGGGCCTTGTAGGTGTATGGTTGGGCGTGCAGCAGGAAGCTGGAGACGAACAGCACCGGCAGGAGAACGGAAACGCGTTTGCTCGGCATCGACAGCAGCGGGATGAGGGGGAGTGGCGGGAAAGGCTAAAGATGCGCGATGGCCGCTGAACCGTATGCAGGTCCAACAGCGACCCGAAGACCTAGCAAAGGAGGCGTCGGAACCGCAGCCGAATAAAACCCGCACGAGGCGCCGTGCATGGACCGAAAGAACTGCGGTCAGTCCTTCTCCTTCTTCCCCCGCTCCTGTGGTTGCAGCGGGTTGGCGCTGATGGCCCGGTAATGCTCGCGCTGCTGCCGGATGTCACAAGCCATCCAGACGGCATGCCTGAAGCTGCCTTCATCCGCTTCGCCCTTGCCGGCGATGCTGTACCCCGTGCCATGATCGGGACTGGTGCGCACGATCGGCAACCCCGCGGTGTAGTTGACGCCCGTGCCGAAGCTGAGCGCTTTGAACGGCGCCAGGCCTTGGTCGTGGTACATGGCCAGCACGCCATCGAAGTGCTTGTATTGGCCGCTGCCGAAGAAGCCGTCGGCCGGGTATGGGCCCATGGCCGCAATGCCTTCCTCCTTCAACTGGCGCACTGCCGGTGCAATGCGCTCGCGGTCCTCGGTCCCCAAGGCTCCCCCATCGCCAGCGTGCGGGTTGAGGCCAAGGATGGCGATGCGCGGGGCGCTGCAGCCGAAATCGCGCAGCAGGCTCTGGTGGAAGAGCCTGGCCTTGGCCACGATGCGCTCGGCGGTGATGGCCTCCGGAACGTCCTTCAGTGGTATGTGACCGGTCACCGTACCTACACGCAGTCCATCGCCTACGAGGATCATGAGCACTTGCGCATCCGTGCCGGCCATGGCCTGCAAGAACTCCGTGTGGCCGGGGTATTTGAAGCCCGCACCCTGCATGCTCTGTTTGTCGATGGGCGCTGTAACGATCGCATCCACCTTGCCACTGCCAAGGTCCTGCGCAGCAGCTTCCAGGCTCATGATGGCAAAGGCGGCATGCTTGGCGCTGGGCTTGCCGATCTCCAGCGGCAGGTCATCATCCCACAGGTTCACCACGTTGAGCTTGCGTGCCACAGCCTCGCCGGCATGGGCGATACGATGGTAGGGCACGGCCTCCTCCAGCCCGAGTTGTTTGCGGTGGAACGAAACGGCTTTGGCACCGCAGTACAGGATCGGCGTTACGTCCTGCAGGATGCGGTTGTCTTCGAAGGTCTTCAGCACCACTTCGAGGCCGACACCGTGGAGGTCGCCGCACGAGATGCCGATGCGTGGGATGGTCATTCTTGGTTTGGATGAGCCAATGGCCATTGGCCAATGGCCGTTGGCTGCTCCGTTGGTTGTTGATGGATGTCCGATCACTTGGCCGGGTTCACTTTTTCCGCTTCCCGATGGCCGCGCGCTCTTTCACGAAGTGGTAGAACAAGCGCACACCGCAACCGGTGCCGCCTTGGCCGCGGTAGCTGTCGCGCTTGTGCAAGAAGGCCGGGCCCGCGATGTCGAGGTGGATGAACGGATGTTTGGTGAAGCGCGCCAGGAACTTGCCAGCGGTCTGTGCACCGGCGAGGTCGCTGCCCAGGTTCTTGATGTCGGCCACGGTGCTCTCGATCTCGGCATCGTATTCGGGCCAGAACGGCAACTGCGCCGTCCGCTCGTACACGCGGTCGCCCACGGCCTTCAGCTCAGCGAAG
Protein-coding sequences here:
- a CDS encoding tetratricopeptide repeat protein gives rise to the protein MPSKRVSVLLPVLFVSSFLLHAQPYTYKARYDSLGTRHDLSRPLIERYFITANHGAACFNLGLKNEIRANAKEEFALAEQLGIDTLLATSSQHLGDALNGSADAALQLKYFYQGLDYAQRSGNQNHIGTAYKQIATVYKSLGDLPKALELLKLAIANVRSDYQISRTCQHLSDTYRLMGQPDSALYWAQRSNIITDPGSDPYAYARSYYMLGAAYAAKNERQLADVHFARAIEVADSFHVMIPLYGTLIGRGQMELEVGDIPAAIADGRRALLVSKNGGNLEGLVGASDLLRRSFKAGGQADSAYHYFELRVLYADSLINATNLNKLQNMAFAQELKEQEEAKAKEEEQAARSRNIQFGIIALIVITLGIFLLVFSRTAVVGAKAIKNLSLIALLLFFEFINLLLHPFLGELTHHSPLLMLLCMAAIAGLLIPLHHRMEKLITNMLVSKNNRVRLDAARRTIEELEGSRGEANAS
- a CDS encoding tetratricopeptide repeat protein; amino-acid sequence: MKCTAIARLVSQYLFLGRSEDCMKAAIRGLEAAERTGNDTLIGRAHFGIGGAFMQLNDVNGALKHFNISLARFQQAGDSMGMGAVCKETAIVYQRAGDTEGTLRYMRKARAYGLSKGIYGRSMSILARCHMELGDLDSALYYARKADVLKVPGNDPYGYANFQLTLAQVHAARGENDLAEPYFKRALAVADSAGVPEPLINAAAGYAKLLIGQGRMAEALAWSRKGYEATGYTRLPHLLVKSTTALSDAFAAHGITDSALVYSKLAHAWRDSLIVLQNKSQLQNQLFTQELKDREDAKLRAEEVAARSRNIQFGIIALIVITLGIFLLVFSRTAVVGAKAIKNLSLIALLLFFEFINLLVHPVLGEITHHSPLLVLLCMAAIAGLLIPLHHRMEKLITNMLVSKNNRVRLEAARRTIEELEGAGQAEGGH
- the mfd gene encoding transcription-repair coupling factor codes for the protein MTSLPELLSLYRSDARVTRVADGLREKSARVQISGTIGSSQALIAHALIEQHGGVHVFVLTHKEEAAYFINDLEALRGKDKDGRHTKKEEDMFFYPAPSRSPYDPEGHHDGERVSRTEVLEALMKRPERLVIITYPDALVPLVMGKEEMQKNTLTVKRSEELPIDILEEWLHETGFTRVEFVYEPGQFSIRGGIVDVFSYGSDKPYRIELYGDTVESVRRFDPQDQLTIERLGEAVIVPDLQDEDAARQQNFFAQLPEDAVIWLRDLQAIGDAAKKQLKLLGEVYERVAEKDKHPTPDQLLATDSELIKGTLGYRKVFWASGHLPLAAGPTANEPAASGQKLGAHSIDFQQRPQPTFAKEFKVLSGDLHNKQNAGYTNLIACNSAKQSERLYTIFNDMEHEVAFTPLVLDLHEGFIDPELKLALYTDHQIFERYHRYRLKEGFRKNSQALTLKELTQLKPGDLVVHIDHGIGVFSGLEKIDAGGSMQEAIRLKYRDNDILYVGIHSLHRVSKYSGEEGGAAPPVSKLGSPAWKNLKEKTKAKVKALAFDLIKLYAQRKSKPGFAFQPDNYLQHELEASFIYEDTPDQNKATQDVKRDMEKPTPMDRLVCGDVGFGKTEVAIRAAFKAACDGKQVAVLVPTTILALQHWKSFSNRMKGLPVRVDYINRFRSSAQQTQILKDLKAGKIDILIGTHRLVSKDVVWKDLGLMIIDEEQKFGVNVKDKLKTLRATVDTLTLTATPIPRTLQFSLMGARDLSIISTPPPNRYPVSTMLQPYDEVVIRGAIEYELSRGGQVYFLHDKVKNIEFIADMIRKLVPGARVGVGHGQLEGHKLEEVMLDFIEGNTDVLVCTTIVENGLDIPNANTIIVNEAQNFGLSDLHQLRGRVGRSNKKAYCYLLAPSPHLLPDLSRKRLQAIEQFSDLGSGIHIAMKDLDIRGAGDLLGAEQSGFINDIGFETYHKILEEAVRELKDEHFKELFADAQEGSHALARGSRRDQSDDCIIETDLPMLIPATYVGETAERLALYRRLDDVKDEAELQRFTTEITDRFGPVPPLVVELMEAIRLRWLGQRMGLEKIVLKKQTLIGTFIADQKHPFFEGDGFNAVLRAVQAQPRRLKVYEKAGTLRISVQDVKNIHAAMEAMEGVVGVMV
- the pdxA gene encoding 4-hydroxythreonine-4-phosphate dehydrogenase PdxA gives rise to the protein MTIPRIGISCGDLHGVGLEVVLKTFEDNRILQDVTPILYCGAKAVSFHRKQLGLEEAVPYHRIAHAGEAVARKLNVVNLWDDDLPLEIGKPSAKHAAFAIMSLEAAAQDLGSGKVDAIVTAPIDKQSMQGAGFKYPGHTEFLQAMAGTDAQVLMILVGDGLRVGTVTGHIPLKDVPEAITAERIVAKARLFHQSLLRDFGCSAPRIAILGLNPHAGDGGALGTEDRERIAPAVRQLKEEGIAAMGPYPADGFFGSGQYKHFDGVLAMYHDQGLAPFKALSFGTGVNYTAGLPIVRTSPDHGTGYSIAGKGEADEGSFRHAVWMACDIRQQREHYRAISANPLQPQERGKKEKD